The following proteins are co-located in the Corynebacterium kalinowskii genome:
- a CDS encoding vWA domain-containing protein — MERQVAPTPAPSFAPKLLRRRSNAAEGSPGRRSHALTSAGSTIRAVSGGHGLHLVGTLFAAAERGAHIDGASLDFRPADLRGQVRRGKRSNLIVFVVDASGSMAARDRLSSVTGAVLSLLSDAYQRRDKVAVISVRGAAPELLLPPTSSIDVAVRRLSNVATGGRTPLGEGLLMAHELTEREYRRDPGKEPILVVLSDGRATGSSGLAGAKQAAALIASRKIASSVVIDCEAGSRVRLGLASELAKQLEGVCVSLAELSADSVAGIIEAL; from the coding sequence ATGGAAAGGCAGGTAGCGCCGACACCGGCGCCCAGTTTCGCACCTAAGCTCCTTCGCCGACGCTCCAATGCCGCAGAAGGCAGCCCGGGACGACGCTCACATGCTCTGACATCTGCAGGCTCGACGATTCGCGCAGTATCCGGTGGTCACGGACTGCACCTAGTCGGGACTTTGTTCGCGGCGGCCGAAAGAGGCGCGCATATCGATGGCGCCAGCCTCGACTTCCGTCCCGCCGATCTGCGCGGCCAAGTGCGACGCGGCAAGCGCTCTAACCTCATCGTGTTCGTGGTTGATGCTTCCGGGTCGATGGCCGCGCGGGATCGGCTCTCGTCGGTCACTGGCGCTGTGTTGTCATTGCTGTCTGACGCCTACCAGCGCCGCGACAAAGTGGCGGTGATTTCGGTGCGAGGCGCAGCTCCTGAGCTGCTGCTGCCACCGACCTCGTCGATCGATGTAGCAGTCCGGCGCTTGTCCAACGTGGCCACCGGTGGTCGGACGCCACTGGGCGAGGGCCTGCTGATGGCACACGAGCTCACGGAGCGCGAGTACCGACGCGACCCGGGCAAAGAACCCATCCTGGTGGTGTTGTCTGACGGTCGGGCCACCGGCAGTTCAGGATTGGCGGGAGCTAAACAGGCTGCTGCGCTCATCGCTTCACGCAAGATCGCCTCTTCGGTGGTGATCGACTGCGAGGCTGGATCCCGGGTGCGCCTCGGATTGGCGTCCGAGCTAGCTAAGCAACTGGAAGGCGTGTGCGTGTCGTTAGCCGAGCTTTCAGCCGACTCGGTGGCAGGGATTATCGAGGCGCTGTAG
- the cobA gene encoding uroporphyrinogen-III C-methyltransferase: protein MGKRSVVLVGGGPGAWDLITVRGMHALQAADVILADHLGPTSELEKLCDITTKEIIDCSKLPYGRQVAQEKINEMLVEHALAGKNVVRLKGGDSFVFGRGFEEVQACAEHGIEVEVVPGVTSAISVPAVFGVPVTQRGMVHSFTVISGHVPPGHPTSLNNWSALAQTGGTLVVIMGVKNGPAIASALIDAGRPASTPVAVIQEGTTSSQVGFRCTLETLGISLRGNGVMPPAVIVIGEVAGLEV from the coding sequence ATGGGAAAGCGCAGTGTAGTTTTGGTCGGTGGCGGTCCCGGCGCCTGGGACCTCATCACGGTGCGGGGCATGCATGCCTTGCAAGCCGCCGATGTCATTTTGGCCGACCACCTTGGGCCGACGTCGGAACTGGAAAAGCTGTGCGATATCACGACCAAAGAGATCATCGACTGCTCCAAGTTGCCCTACGGCCGACAGGTGGCGCAAGAGAAAATCAATGAGATGCTGGTCGAGCATGCGCTTGCCGGCAAGAATGTGGTGCGACTGAAGGGCGGTGACTCCTTCGTATTCGGACGCGGATTTGAAGAGGTCCAGGCCTGCGCCGAGCATGGCATCGAGGTGGAAGTTGTCCCCGGTGTGACCTCTGCGATCTCCGTTCCGGCAGTGTTCGGGGTGCCGGTTACACAGCGCGGCATGGTGCATTCTTTCACTGTCATTTCCGGGCACGTCCCTCCCGGACATCCCACCTCGCTCAACAATTGGTCCGCGCTTGCGCAGACTGGCGGCACCCTCGTGGTGATCATGGGTGTTAAGAACGGTCCTGCCATTGCGAGCGCGCTTATCGACGCAGGTCGCCCCGCCTCGACTCCTGTCGCCGTCATTCAGGAAGGTACAACTTCGTCCCAAGTAGGGTTCCGCTGTACACTAGAGACGTTGGGGATATCATTGCGTGGCAATGGAGTTATGCCTCCAGCGGTCATCGTTATTGGGGAAGTTGCCGGACTAGAGGTGTAG
- a CDS encoding ATP-binding protein — MTNAPYPGFPFAAVVGQEQLKLALILNAIAPRIGGVVVRGEKGTAKTTTVRAFAALIDGAPLVNLPLGATEDRVVGSLNLETVLTTGKAEYQPGLLAQANGGVLYVDEVNLLADHLIDALLDAAATGQVTIERDGISHSSPASFVLVGTMNPEEGELRPQLLDRFGFAVEVAGTKDVEKRADIMRRRLAFEADPVRFAREWSEQTEALAAQIAVAKELVGRVLLSDEALTAIAKVCASFDVDGLRADLVIARAAVAHAAWRGAEEVAEEDIRVAAELALPHRKRRNPFDEPGVTEDELDEALDGAFDEPEQEPQPPSERPEREPDAQPDSDGKAGSADTGAQFRT, encoded by the coding sequence TTGACTAACGCCCCTTATCCGGGTTTTCCATTCGCTGCCGTTGTTGGGCAAGAGCAACTTAAGTTAGCGCTCATCCTTAACGCGATCGCTCCCCGGATCGGGGGCGTTGTCGTGCGCGGCGAAAAGGGAACCGCCAAGACCACCACCGTGCGGGCCTTTGCAGCGCTTATCGACGGCGCACCCCTGGTCAACCTCCCCCTCGGTGCCACCGAAGACAGAGTGGTGGGCTCACTCAACCTCGAGACCGTGCTCACCACAGGAAAGGCCGAGTACCAGCCAGGTCTGCTCGCGCAGGCCAATGGCGGCGTGCTCTATGTTGATGAAGTCAACCTGCTAGCCGATCACCTGATTGACGCGCTGCTCGATGCCGCGGCCACTGGCCAAGTCACCATCGAACGCGATGGAATTTCCCACAGTTCTCCGGCATCGTTTGTGCTGGTGGGCACGATGAATCCGGAGGAAGGGGAGCTGCGGCCGCAGCTGCTCGACCGGTTCGGTTTCGCGGTGGAGGTCGCCGGGACGAAGGACGTCGAAAAGCGCGCAGACATTATGCGCCGGCGACTTGCTTTCGAGGCTGATCCAGTTCGGTTCGCGCGGGAGTGGTCGGAACAGACGGAGGCATTGGCTGCGCAAATCGCGGTGGCGAAGGAGCTGGTTGGCCGCGTGCTGCTCAGCGATGAGGCTTTGACGGCGATCGCGAAAGTATGCGCTTCCTTTGATGTCGATGGCTTGCGCGCTGATCTCGTTATCGCTCGAGCTGCGGTGGCACATGCCGCGTGGCGAGGCGCCGAGGAAGTAGCGGAGGAAGACATCCGAGTGGCTGCAGAGCTCGCGCTGCCACACCGCAAGCGTCGCAATCCGTTCGACGAGCCGGGTGTGACGGAGGATGAGCTGGACGAGGCCTTGGATGGCGCGTTCGATGAGCCGGAACAGGAACCTCAGCCGCCTTCGGAACGGCCTGAGCGCGAACCAGACGCGCAGCCGGACTCGGATGGAAAGGCAGGTAGCGCCGACACCGGCGCCCAGTTTCGCACCTAA
- a CDS encoding cobyrinate a,c-diamide synthase: MVTPGILIAATGSGTGKTTIATGLMAALSKTRKVAPFKVGPDYIDPSYHSLATGMPGRNLDAVMCPGLIGPLYAHGSAGKDIAVVEGVMGLFDGRITDSHQALPAGSSAAIAAELGLPVILVVDVRGMSQSVGALVKGFATESTDVHVAGVILNQVGSDRHAAVCREAVEAAGIAVVGAIPRVEKVEVPSRHLGLITAKEHGEKARQAVERMAELVEKHCDMAAIVGLAAANYAGEEWVPGRVVEKQKAVTVAMAAGPAFTFAYAEHRELLEAAGARVVDFDPLTEALPECDGLIIPGGFPEEHVEALAAREDLKQQVRAHVAAGKPVHGECAGLLWLVESLDAHPMLGVIGTHAAMGRRLTLGYRESVALTDSVLYRAGERITGHEFHHTALTDSDAQGFDKAWGWRAWDGAPKQEGFIRGNVHASYLHVHPASCPQAVQRFVAACGGLN, from the coding sequence GTGGTAACTCCCGGCATCCTCATTGCCGCTACCGGTTCGGGGACGGGTAAAACCACCATCGCCACCGGCCTCATGGCCGCGCTGAGCAAAACGCGAAAGGTCGCCCCGTTCAAGGTCGGCCCCGACTACATCGACCCGAGCTATCACAGCCTTGCTACAGGCATGCCTGGCCGCAATCTGGATGCAGTCATGTGCCCGGGCCTCATCGGTCCGCTCTACGCCCACGGATCCGCGGGCAAGGACATCGCCGTGGTCGAAGGCGTCATGGGGCTTTTCGACGGCCGCATCACCGATTCTCACCAGGCGCTTCCCGCAGGATCTTCGGCAGCGATCGCCGCTGAGCTTGGGCTGCCTGTAATCCTGGTGGTGGACGTCCGCGGGATGAGCCAATCCGTGGGCGCTTTGGTCAAGGGTTTTGCCACCGAGTCAACGGACGTTCATGTAGCGGGCGTGATCTTGAATCAGGTTGGCAGTGATCGCCACGCTGCGGTGTGCCGTGAAGCAGTAGAAGCTGCGGGCATCGCTGTAGTAGGCGCAATCCCCAGAGTGGAAAAAGTCGAGGTGCCGAGCAGACACCTGGGCCTGATCACCGCGAAGGAACATGGGGAAAAGGCACGCCAAGCCGTGGAACGCATGGCTGAGCTGGTGGAAAAACACTGCGACATGGCGGCAATAGTTGGCCTGGCTGCGGCGAATTACGCGGGCGAGGAGTGGGTGCCGGGGAGGGTCGTCGAGAAGCAAAAGGCAGTGACGGTCGCGATGGCCGCGGGTCCAGCGTTTACGTTTGCGTACGCCGAGCACCGAGAGCTGCTGGAGGCGGCTGGCGCTCGTGTGGTGGACTTTGATCCGCTGACCGAAGCTTTGCCTGAGTGTGATGGCCTGATCATCCCCGGCGGGTTCCCGGAGGAGCATGTGGAGGCGCTGGCTGCGCGGGAGGATTTGAAGCAGCAGGTGCGGGCACACGTGGCTGCGGGCAAACCCGTCCATGGTGAATGCGCGGGACTGCTTTGGCTGGTGGAGAGTCTGGACGCCCATCCGATGTTGGGCGTGATCGGCACGCATGCAGCTATGGGGCGGCGGCTGACGCTGGGGTATCGGGAGTCTGTGGCGCTGACGGACAGCGTGCTGTACCGCGCTGGCGAGCGGATCACCGGTCACGAATTCCACCACACTGCGCTGACGGACTCCGATGCTCAGGGCTTCGATAAGGCGTGGGGCTGGCGTGCCTGGGACGGAGCCCCGAAGCAGGAAGGGTTTATCCGAGGCAATGTTCATGCTTCTTACCTGCATGTTCACCCGGCGTCATGCCCGCAGGCCGTGCAAAGATTCGTGGCAGCCTGTGGCGGGTTAAACTAA
- a CDS encoding VOC family protein has product MTTTIVPNIWCNGNARELAEFYTEVFRNTRVIGSQQYPTEGLPDFQKDMAGKDVTVDIEIDGLPMTLINADDTFRPNPALGFMVNFDPAQFEDAEKYLDLAYEKLKDGGRVLMELGEYPFSKKYAWVEDKAGVNWQLIMTRPENDPRPHIIPAFMFCGQAQGKCAEAVDYYCEVIPKSEVGRRVMYPHSPNEVMFSEFQLAGQWFTAMDSGVPQDFSFVGGVAMLINAKDQEEIDYLWSKLAAQEQPCGWCVDKFGVAWEIIPENFGELMAAPGAYETMMGMTKIEIAEFG; this is encoded by the coding sequence ATGACCACAACGATCGTGCCCAACATTTGGTGCAATGGCAACGCCCGTGAGCTCGCTGAGTTCTACACCGAGGTCTTCCGCAATACTCGGGTTATCGGTTCCCAGCAGTACCCAACCGAGGGGCTGCCTGATTTCCAAAAGGACATGGCGGGCAAGGATGTGACAGTCGATATTGAGATCGATGGTCTGCCAATGACCCTGATCAACGCTGATGACACTTTCCGTCCAAACCCGGCGCTCGGCTTCATGGTGAACTTTGATCCAGCCCAGTTTGAGGACGCGGAGAAGTACCTAGATCTAGCTTATGAAAAGCTCAAAGACGGTGGCCGGGTGCTCATGGAACTGGGTGAGTATCCATTCTCCAAGAAGTACGCCTGGGTGGAAGACAAAGCAGGCGTGAATTGGCAGCTCATCATGACGCGACCGGAAAACGATCCACGCCCGCACATCATCCCGGCCTTCATGTTCTGTGGGCAAGCGCAGGGCAAGTGTGCGGAGGCAGTGGATTACTACTGCGAGGTTATCCCGAAGTCTGAAGTCGGACGTCGAGTGATGTATCCGCACAGCCCGAACGAGGTCATGTTCTCCGAATTCCAACTCGCCGGCCAGTGGTTTACCGCGATGGATTCGGGTGTGCCACAGGACTTCAGCTTTGTCGGTGGCGTCGCCATGTTGATCAATGCCAAAGACCAGGAAGAGATCGATTACCTGTGGTCCAAGCTCGCGGCACAGGAGCAGCCGTGTGGATGGTGCGTCGATAAGTTTGGTGTGGCGTGGGAGATCATTCCAGAGAACTTTGGGGAACTGATGGCAGCACCCGGTGCGTATGAGACGATGATGGGAATGACCAAGATAGAGATTGCCGAATTTGGTTAA
- the cobO gene encoding cob(I)yrinic acid a,c-diamide adenosyltransferase: MPQGKVDPANIPDDGLTTRQRRMLPITAVHTGPGKGKSTAAFGMAMRAWNQGMKVGVFQFVKSAKWKVGEEAVFKRLGELEPGSVEWHKMGEGWSWTKKQGSDEDHAQDARDGWEEVKRRLNTETHDFYVLDEFTYPIKWGWVDVDDVVATLKNRPGTQHVVITGRDADPKLIEVADLVTEMTKIKHPMDVGRKGQKGIEW; the protein is encoded by the coding sequence ATGCCCCAAGGAAAAGTAGATCCTGCCAACATCCCTGATGATGGCCTCACCACCCGCCAGCGCCGCATGCTGCCCATCACTGCGGTGCACACCGGTCCGGGCAAGGGAAAGTCCACTGCCGCTTTCGGCATGGCCATGCGCGCCTGGAATCAAGGCATGAAGGTGGGTGTCTTCCAGTTCGTGAAGTCGGCGAAGTGGAAGGTCGGTGAGGAGGCAGTATTCAAGCGCCTCGGCGAGCTGGAGCCGGGCTCCGTGGAGTGGCACAAGATGGGCGAAGGCTGGTCTTGGACCAAGAAGCAGGGCTCAGATGAGGATCACGCACAGGATGCGCGTGATGGCTGGGAAGAAGTCAAGCGTCGCCTGAACACCGAAACCCATGACTTCTACGTGCTCGACGAATTCACGTACCCCATCAAGTGGGGCTGGGTGGATGTCGATGACGTTGTGGCCACGCTAAAGAATCGACCGGGAACCCAGCACGTGGTGATCACCGGTCGCGATGCCGATCCGAAGCTCATCGAGGTCGCTGATTTGGTCACCGAAATGACCAAAATCAAGCACCCGATGGATGTGGGGCGCAAGGGGCAGAAGGGTATCGAGTGGTAA